GAGTGAAATGTggttaaaaatatacagtagtaataatataattatatcgaatgtaaaaaaattaaccgTTTGTGCATCAGTATTAATTCATGTTGATTGTGCAGCTCCTTCTTGTGTgtcagtataatacagacataagGATGACATGGTTCACAACTGttcagtaagctgcagtaacAGTAATCGTACTTCCCAGAAAATCAAGAATATATGCCTTTGAGTATATTATCTGTCTATGTGTCCActatttgtgtttaaatattcatttgttAAAGGGTTACAACACTGCTACACTGATGTCAGCCAGCCTAcactgttttgcattgtttgttagcatcaagctaagcAGACTTTACTAAAGCAAGGCTATGTgactgttttaaataaacactgtgTAATTCACttggttttatgtttagtttaacaatttACTTAAACCAGGTgagtcattaaacagcttgaagcctcttttcgtttttttgcaattagtatttactatctgccaaactgctgcttgttgtgatgTGAGTTGAGAAAATAGAGCTTGGGTGGCCAGTATGAACGGTACACCTGATACAATGGTTGATACTAATGCAATCCTTATCCAAGTCATTgcatcacttttttatttttttacttttgtattgtTCTAAGCGAATACAGTGGAATTGTGCAATGCAGTTCAATGACTGTTTAATGTGGCATTTTGGTATTACAGTTTTTGCTATACATTGTTAGCTACAACCACCATTAAAATGTGTTAGTAAAATTGTATTTCCTTtactcattttcctttttaaacaacaaaacaaaaaacattagttAATGTGTTTTTGCCATTACAACAAAACTATGCAGAGTATAATAAGGAAGAGGGACAATATGAATTTAGAGCtttgattaaataaaacactctgcaaaaacacaacaacacaggaGTTGTAAagacatcaaaaaaaaaaagaggggaaaaaatattttttatcaagGTAGTACAATACTGAACAATAATAATGGGTTTTATGGTAAAAGTGGTTCATTTCCTGAGAGCTGTAATTACCTCTGCTTTGTACAGAAAGAAAGGCTCTAGTATGTAGATGGTGGAGGCATGAACCACAAAGTACCCTGGCACATGTACATTTGCTATCACTGTTCTGACCCATGACAGACACAATtgtcataaatttgtgatttgttttattttttatgaatcaGACTACTGGGGAACAAACACTTGTGGAAAAATGCACATTAGAGAAGTAACTTGAATTGAGTTGCTTTTTGTTGAAAGCATTTCCCTTCCTTTGTCTGAAATGACGGGAAATAATTATTATGTTCAGTGTTTTATATGATAACTATTACTTTACTTTACCTTAAGATTAGGAGAGCGCGATATACTGTATAGGGTGTGCCGTGAGGACAGTATAAGTTTGGCCTACACATCAATCATccgcagattttcgctattcaaAGGCCAGCCCAGTCCCTATCCGCTGCGAAGAGTGGGGTTCCACTgtatagttttaagttgtaatatcaccattcaccactagatggcagacatagcACTTGCACAGTTTCTTACACTGCCATAAAATGACATGCAGGACAAAAATAGTAcatgaataatatatatttttttataaatcagcGAATTTatgtttgtgggggggggggatgcacaaataaatctttgcgtttaatgattttttttgtgtcatcctTGAGTGGTAAATTTTAGTTATGAGAGCCCTTTGcaatggaaaagaaaaagcacattatatgtatttgttgatttttgttgcagtttctaatggcattaaaaaaaatacatctggtTAGTATGTGGTTGTATGCGGCCCTCCCAATGGCACTTTATCAACACAAGCTGGTTACATACAAACCCTCTTCTCAAACTCATTCCGCCGCCCGTCCCAGTAACCCATCCCAGCTGGTAGAAGAGCCGGCAGAGCTCGGGAATAAGAACACGAGGATGGTCCTTGTCCTACAAGACAAACAAACCCAATCTTTAAATGGTAACTCAACATTTGTGAGCCAATGCTCAACTTAATGAtcatatttgtttgttgtttaaatcaGCAACCTGTTAAACTTACAACTTTAAGTGGGCAATTAACAGGAATGAACCATAACGCACaatagtaaatacatttttcatttggttTTGTCGAACCAAGAAAGACGGATTAGATGTGGGGGGGCTTAGTTTGTTTACATCTCCCAGTAACAGTCCAGCTGCTCTCAAATAACTGTAACTTATCATACAAACTATTTGGCATTAACAATAGGCAAGCTGGCAGCACAAAGGAATTAGCATATCTGCCTCACAATTTTGAGGTGCATGCTTCAAATCACGGTTCGGCCCTTCCTGTTTGAAGTTTACATGTCCTCCTTggtactccagcttcctctcacttttcaaaaatgtgcatgttCATCTAACTTAAGAAACTAAATTGTGTTAATCATCTGTGATGGGCTGCCAACCAATATACAGTAGTAGCACAACTTTCAtcaatcaaatgtatttttcattttaaaaagagaGAATAAAATATAACTGATTAGTTTGttgatttatgaaaaataattatttttgtagtcTTGACTAATACTTGTAcacaatctttttttatgagtacattgtttttaatgtttttgcattttcaatACTTGCATCTGACATAAAGTAATCATAAATTTACCATGATTACCATAATCTTAGTAGAGTAATAGTAGAAGCTGAGAAAATGGTTACTCCATCCTGTAACCCAAGTCACTTTTATAATCACAGTGTGACACACTAAAAGAATATTTAAGGACAGTTTATAACAAATTACGAAGAGACCATGTTTTAGAAAATGTTCCTACATAGCAGCATTGATTTTTGTCTCCTACAAAACATTTAGAGGGTTaggtcacaataaaagtgtcttttgTCAAACTTTTGTCCTTTTTACAATGAAAGGGAAGAAAGAAATGATTCATACTTTTCATTATGTGCCCCCTATTTACTGCTTGTCTcattccttgtttttttttctgtcaaatggTATTTACCTCTTTTTCTGCTGAGTCTTGAACTGCATCTTGGTCGCAATTGTTGGTTccacacaaagatgacatttcCTGTgggaaaacattcacatttagATTCAGTGAAGGTTCCACACGattcaacaataaaaacatttgacattttaaaatgggaACCACTGTCATTTCAACATTCAAATTTGGGGAGTTCCAGTCAGAGTTTTATGCGGCCAATTCTGATACGATCATCAATGACCGAGATCTGCTGAAAGATTTGATCACATTGAtaagttgaatatttttttaattatagagCAGTGGCATAACCTTGCCTCGTTTTTTTGTgatcacatttgtttgtttagtaCAGTGGTGGGCGAACTCTGTCCTCAAAGGCCGGCGTCTTGCAGGGTTTGGAGGTTTCCCTattgcaacgcagctgattccaatcaacatgaTCGTTGCCAAGCttatacagagcttgctgatgagctgatcatatatcagaagggaaacatcccaaatctgcaggactctggccctcgaggaccaagtgtgcccacccctggtttagTACAATAGTGTACATCTTCAAATGAAAAAGTATGCATCTGCTCGCTTatattaatacaaaacaaaaaagcgcAGATCTGAGGCTCAGGGTTGAAATCTCTGCTCAGATATTTTGTTAAGTGGCGTTTGCATGTCCCCACACTGCCTTGCTTGGGTGTTTTCTCCAGATAATTAGGTTCTCCCACGTCTGTGAAGCCTtttgaaatacttttaaaaGAAGGAAGTCCACTACAGTGTGCCGAAAAGATGTTATCACTTTAGTATAGAGCTCTGGGGTTTCATTAAATGACAAGTCAGTGAGAACATCTGTGAAAATACGTGCAACATTCCAGCCGACAGGCGCGCAGCCAGGCCAACATTTTTTAACACGAAGCCTGCCTTTGTGTTAAGTGTGTAGGTTTTGGTAACTTGATGACGTAAGGTAACTGCTCGTGGTCATAATTACGGAGTAAAAATAGCCGCACCTTAGCGTCACCGACTCGTTTCATTTCCTTCACAACACTTACCAGTTTAGAGTCACTCAaattggaaaggaaaaaaataaaaacaagaatacGTCAAGACGCGCATGCGTTGATCCGCTTCTTCTTGTGTGTTTCCGGCAGTCTTGGATTCCTAATGGCGCAGTGCTGCTCTCTGCAGGTCAGTGTTAAATTGTGCtcatgtgcttttattttgaaatgggatacattttattaatcaaaattaGGTGTTATGTGGAACTCGTTGTACCAAATGatgatttttatgttttagtttAAACTTGTTTACATAGTGAGTacattggcagaaggatgcagtttccaaatgccagacaGAAGGTCTAGACTCTAGATGAataccaaagaggaggtttatggatggagttaaagaggacatgaaggaagttggtgtgagagcagatgatgcagaggacagggttagatggaggcaactgattcgccgtggcgacccctgaagggaaaagccgaaaggaaaagaagaagaagtttaaacttatttacattatttgttattattagctttaaatattttaaatatgatttttaaaattaatgaagGTGGCTTTGGGTCTGTTAGTTTGGAAGATATAAcaaacttcatttattttacctcTATCCACTCACAGTGAAAGGGCTGTATACAAAAGTATTTtactttataaatataattttgacAGCTGCCAGAGTgctaaaaacaaattgtatgcGTATTGTACGTATTCCATTCCAGCTGAGCCTGCTGTTCGTTTCACAGAAGGCAAAGTGTTCTTTTCTTTGTGTACATGGCACAGGCAAAATAGCTGATACCCTTTTgttcaagaaagaaaaacatgatcattgtgtgtttttcaaGAACATTGTCCCAGAAGAATTGTGACTTGTCATTTAGCAAATTCTAGTCTCATCAATTTCAAGTTACTTCCATGTTGATTGTGTttctttataattttttaataaaagaataTCCTTGATTGTGCCTGTGTTGTGTGTGCAACAAAAACACTGGTACTGTTAAAACAAACAGCAGGTGTTCTGTGGCTGCCCTGCATCTTagtcatggatggatggatggatggatggatggatggctggatggacggacggacggacggacggacgaacggatagatagatagatagatagatagatagatagatagatagatagatagatagatagatagatagatagatagatagatagatggatagaattTGCTCAATTAatacttttgactttttcatgttATTGTGACGGTGTTCTCCTTGATATATTTCACCTTTCTGTGTAACAGTGAAGCTTTGTTGGATTGCAAGACTGGACAAGTGCTCACCCACACATGTTGCGTAATTCAAATAAACTTGGCCAGTTGTTGATTACAGCTAATGGCCCAAGGCTGCACGCCTATGATGCGCATCAGTCACCGTTAACTCACACCACTTACTCACCTTATACACAATGCCTGAGGAACAAAATCACACCATGTCTTTAAAATCACTTCTTCTCCGGTAAAAGTTTCCCTTAATGAGGGTGGCAAAAAGGAAATAAGTGATGAGAAATATGTGTTGTTTCTTGTATTGCGTATCagaacataattttatttgagcCCTCTCCATTTGGCCACATTGTTGTATTGTATTAGCAATGTGTTTGGATGCATGTAATATTGGCCCCGCCTCCCAAGTGCTTGTCTGATAAAACAGCCTAACATGCTTTTCTGTCCGGTTTCACCATTTAAAATTGCAATTATAATCCTGATGTATGCAAACTAAAATGTTATTGCTTGATTTAGTAACCTACACTCGCGGTTTAAGACCAATTAGACTAGGTACATTCAACCCGCATCTAACCCACATTAGTAAAAAACAAATTGAGTTTCTGAAATCTCGGGTATTCCTCGCCATTGTGTTTTGTCTATAGTTCAAAATGAAGCAGCAATGAGACATTACGTCCTCTTTCCTCATCATAAAGATGAAAAACAATGATTAAGACATTGAGAAAGAGACGGATATTAGTgtagagagagcaagagaagagaagaagagCAAGTTGAGAGCACTGCAGTGATAGAGCCAGAGGACTTGACATTGGTTTTCATTTCAGAGAGAGAACTCGGAGCAGGAATGTGAGGCAGTTGAACATACAAGCAGAGTGTGAGATACAgactaaaaatacagtatacagtatgctCCTGGCAATCAATTCTTACCAGTTCTGACTGCCTCTCATTGGATGGATGTAGTATGACAGATTCAACTACTACAATGTTGAgacacacacattagtcctgCCCTTTGCGTCAGatatttcacaattttaataattacaCAATTGGAAAAACTTTGTATAGGAGGGGGCCACAGGGGGGTTCCAGACTCAATGTCCGGAATCGCCACTGTTTGTACATGGAATCGTTGGAAAGGATTTTAGTGTATAAAAAGTCTATCTTTCCTGATATAAAAATACTCACTTTTGaatgtcatttctttttttttatattttatatttggcCCTCACGAGaaaaccaaaaatatttacagtaactACACTACCTGAATGTTGATGGGAAATTCTACACTACAGCAAATCATAACCACACAGTTTCAGTGTTCTCTGCTTTACAAGGAGGAAATGAGCATGGGAGATTTGTGACGAGGAGGGTGTGTTCACAGGTGTTCAAgcacttgtgtttgtgtgttggcaGTCATTGTTGTAATTGTTCGACACAAACCGGCAGTCCATAAAAGGCCAAGTTGTGAATCATCAGATTGAAAGACTCGGATCACTCGGTGTGCAAAATTTCAGCAGCACTGAAAATAAGATTGATTTTCATTGTTTGGTTCAAGGATGACGACTCCTTATCTTTTGGGGATTTTTCTTGGACTTTGGGCCATCGTTTATTCCACTCAGGTCAATTGTAAGTGTCAGTCCTTTTCTTTAATGTGCTTCTTTCTcacccattgttttttttttttttttttttactttcagcaGGTGGCTGATCTAGTGATTTACTATTATTTAAATGGTTTTAAGTTGTTTTAAGTATACAATTATTCTAACTGGAAGTATTAGGAGAATGAATCACTCAAaagtaaaacatattttaatactGTAACACACTGTTGTTATTATACAGATCAAGCACACACTATCACTTTTAGAGATGTCACATCAgtctttaaatgtaattttaactaCATAGAGCGTTGATACATTGGGTTGATCCTTGTCCTTCCCAGGATGTCTTTTTCCTTACCCAATGAGTCAGCACTCTCATCTCTACCACCTGAAGTGCTCATAATTGTTCGTTCATTCTTTTTAAACGGTCTAAGCGTTCTGTTTCACTATCGCAATGCAGGTTTTACTCGTAGCTTTGCATGTCACACCAAAGCCTTTGTAAAATAAGATGAATTCATTCATGGTCTATAAAAGGAGGAATTGAAGAGAAAAAACAGGGAATACATACTTCTCAGCTCTTTATACTCTTACAGgaaacaattgaaatgaataagaAAAGAGGGATATGAAAGTTCATTAATTCTAGTTTGTGATTTTGCATCCCCTTCTATATTTGAGTTACGTTCACAGGGTGTGCCAAACGGGTGATTGACTGAAGCTCCAATGAAACTTCCTCTCAACCCACTCTTATATGAGTAATCACCCAGGTTAATCATTACTGTCACACTTTAACAAAGACAACACAAGTTAATACAAGAATTTCAGGCTAAGCTTGCAACCCCCTTTAAGGTCATAGATTACTTCTAAGAGAAAAACTTTCCATGTCAAGTCTGGTAGGTAAGCATTTGTGGTGatccttgtatttatttttccatcccTTTCTCCCAGCTGTGACCCAAATTCCCATTAAAAGTGAGGAAGACGTGCTCAGAGAGGCTGTGACGGATGGCTTTCTTGTTGAACAATTTCTCCCCCCGTCACTCAGATCCGAATCACTTCAAGAAAACTCGACCACTCAACAGTCCAACCAAACATCCTCTGGCAGAGAAGATAGTCGTAATCAAACCCTGTTGGAGATCATTGACGGAAGCACATTAGGTGACAAGCTCTTCCAGCCCAGGGATGAAGGTTATTCAACCACAAGTGAAAGAACATTGTCAAGTTCAAACTCATCTACCACCTTAAATCCTCACTCTGACAGGACCTCAAACGCAACACCGCCAAGTGACATCACAGAGCCCAGTGTGCCCTCTAAAACGGATGAATCTGAGAGTTTTTACTCAGGGTCTGGAAGTAGTGAGATCCTAGACCAGTATACTACTCCACAAACCACTATGACCTCCACTGGAGGTGACGGGGCAacatcatctttcatcaaaactGGACATGAAGACGGAGATGAAGATTCGGGGTCAGGATCAGGATTTGGAATGCCAAAGGACAAAGGAAAAGCCAAAATCTTTGAATTTCCACCTGTCCAAGGTAAACATCCTTTATACAGTAGATCCATAATACCGCAAACTTAACAGATActctaaatgtgtttttttttgttttgttttttttgttttacgtcTTAGGTGGTGAATTTTACCAAGTACCACAGTCTAATGATTCTGCTGAAACAGAGCAACACAAAGGGCATGAAACACCAGGTGACTTTCAAACAAATCCAAATTCCTGTTTTTTCTAAGacactttaaagtggaagtcaacaccccagtttttttgtctgacaataatatgttctatgcagccccactagtctaaatatggtattctggttaatatctgtttttatccatctcaggggcggccattttgccactttgtcaactgaagatgacatcaatgttcctcaggtctcaggtaacaaccagtttcagaaaacaggtgcgctctgattggttgttgcctgagttctgagcaacattgatgtcatcttcagtccatagccagtggcaaaatggccgccccctgaaatagattaaaaaaaacgctggattttgcttcataactcatattccaaaaatgtaatattaatcagactagtgaggtcacatatgatatattattgtcaggaaatgtttaaggttgacttccactttaaaaatgaTGCATTTCATTAAGTCAGTCTCTCCTCTATCATCAGATTGGATCATCATCTTGGGTTTTGTTGTTGGGGTTGCGGCCCTGTTGATGCTTTGTCTTGCTATCGCTACCAGAGACAAGTGAGACTTACATCGCTAAGAGTAAATATTGAAATGTTCATCTCCTAGCTGGTATAATCTGAatccttcttttttatttttttagatggaaTGTGGGTCCGAGGCAATCATCAAGTCCACAAACAAAAGTTGACTCCTCACAGCAGCAGAAGGCAGAGAACGAAGCATTCCTGCGGAAAAATACACCCAAAGAAAACGGAAAGGCGGTGGAGTATACGGTTATCCCGTTGGATGATCTTCCAGAGAACTAGTCACGCtgagacaaacttttttttcccttttccccccaaaaatgtgcagCGGTGCCGCCTCGGATGCAAGACAAACAATATACTCCAATACATATTTGGATCCCTGGTGACAATCATAAATACTTTATAACTACATAAATACTCATTTATAATTCGTTAGTGCCATCAACTTTTTTTAACTGATAAAATCTGGTAAATGAAGCTGGTAACAATGTTTCTTGAATACCATCACATACTTCTGAGTAATATTCAAACAAGTGTTAATTATTGGCCTTTCtataggattaaaaaaaaaacagccaatatTTGATTACAGTGTCATTTATAATTATAAAGTGccttttttaagattatttttgtaattattgtaTGTATATGTAATGTAATTTGCAAGATGCTATTATGCTGACCTCCCCAAAATAATTATGAAAGCACTGAATCTACTTAAACAGCTTTTTAGGTGTTGCTATTCTGTATCATATGAAAAATGCTTTGAGAAATAAGCCCACCAGCATTTCatcaataatttatttgtacattttatattttcatacacatattaaaatattatacagtttttttggtatatttttGCTTGACAAAGACTTCTGCTCTGCAGTTGTTTATCATGCTTGTGAATTCGGAGAGTCTAGGTCAAGATAGATTACAATGGATGTTAGACACAAAATaagaaatagaaaatatatgttgaattcactaaatatttcacattttcattaaaaagaagaaaagaaagaaattactACAGATCAGTCGACCAAGAACATTTACTGATCAGATCAATAAAAGATTAAAGGAAATATCAAAGTGAGGTTTTACATTCAGATAATTTAAGTGTCTGATATTCAGTTGTGGACATAAACCAGAACCAGGACAAGTTTTTCACATCTTCCTCAAAGGTGCTATAATAATATTCCCGAAGCAATACAGCTCAGTTCAGCATGTCACACTTTGGTTTTGAACCCTGATCTGTCCAATGTTTTTACTGAGAGTTGTGTTAGTCATGTATTTAATGAAATGCATACATACACAAAGGATGTTGTGTTCTTCCCTATTGCCTGACAGCCAACAACATACAGTATCTCACTTGACCCTTTATGTACAAATGTACAGACTAGAGCAGTTAGTACCTCAACAAGAAGGTGGCAAAAAGTTGTGGTACGTGCAGTTGAGTTATTCTGGTACCCGCCACATTTACGGAAATGACAACAAATTGCACAGTCAAAGTACTAATGTAGCCATTTTCATCAAGGGGTACAATGCTTGATGAAAATGGCCCAAACGTAACAATCTGCTCAGGTCTCACTACATGCAGACACTTAGCTGCCACGGACTTACAAATGTGTTTCACCTTTCTCATGACTTGGAAACAACCAAATATATAATCAAATAATTACACAATTCATTTAATAATTAGGGTCTGACTGTCTCCTAGATCATGAATGGGAGCGCTTACttattattttcataataaataaagttcacaaactgtgaaaataataatcaaataaatacgtaaataaataaataaatacacccttaaacatacttctaacatttttaactaaaaaaagaaagcataGTAAAAACAATTCAAAGCTCTATACAAGTTTTTCACATTTATCTAAAGagaatatatatacacaaagtgCAAGGAGGCACTTTAAGcaataatatttttacattagctGTTGCTTTCTTTagaccaaaataaataagtgaaatcGGAGATATTATACAATCAAATGCCGGAGACCGAATCATTTCTGTGAttaacaaatataatattttgtcacgggacaaaaaaaaagatgtgtgtgGATCAAATTCACGCAGATGAGGAGGGCCCAGCCGTCCTCATTCCACCATTAAGATGGATACAAATAATTTCCTGAATTAATGGGAGTCCCAAATTAACTTGTATCTTGTAATTTCAACAACATGCTTACTGCACTATGCAGCTGATTTCTTCAAGgcaagttaaatatttaacaacaaaaaaagaaaaaaacagtgaaaaataaagaaacacaaaacaatgcACTGGTTTGAATAGTGTGAGAGACAtttctactttttcttcttcactgaCTCCCATCTAATCTGCCATGCTTATCTTTCTCTTCTGCGTTCAGAAAACAGCACACACTGTGTGAACACATTCCAGGTTTTTCCTGTAACTACTCGCAAAAATTCAATGTttcaaacattacaaaaatatttataaaacatgaacaaaataaCTTGGAGTGCACCCTCATGTCCTTGTTTGACAGCAACACATCATGCACT
This portion of the Vanacampus margaritifer isolate UIUO_Vmar chromosome 4, RoL_Vmar_1.0, whole genome shotgun sequence genome encodes:
- the LOC144050420 gene encoding uncharacterized protein LOC144050420; the protein is MTTPYLLGIFLGLWAIVYSTQVNSVTQIPIKSEEDVLREAVTDGFLVEQFLPPSLRSESLQENSTTQQSNQTSSGREDSRNQTLLEIIDGSTLGDKLFQPRDEGYSTTSERTLSSSNSSTTLNPHSDRTSNATPPSDITEPSVPSKTDESESFYSGSGSSEILDQYTTPQTTMTSTGGDGATSSFIKTGHEDGDEDSGSGSGFGMPKDKGKAKIFEFPPVQGGEFYQVPQSNDSAETEQHKGHETPDWIIILGFVVGVAALLMLCLAIATRDKWNVGPRQSSSPQTKVDSSQQQKAENEAFLRKNTPKENGKAVEYTVIPLDDLPEN